The proteins below come from a single Chloroflexota bacterium genomic window:
- a CDS encoding sugar ABC transporter ATP-binding protein, protein MSDQPLLRMEHISKAFPGVQALDDVTLEVAKGEIHALVGENGAGKTTLMNILTGALLPDQGSILLHGRPVRIETPADAQALGISIIHQELALISALNVGQNIFLGREPAGALPGTVNWRRLYQEAARELHQLGLRLDPTTPLTALSIAEQQMVEIAKALSLKADLLVMDEPTSALTERETETLFRVMRSLREQGVSIIFITHRLEEVFEVADRVTVLRDGRWVATKPIQEVRPDDVVRMMVGRQLGEMYPKVDTTVGDVVLRVEGLSQAGVLHDITFELRRGEIVGVAGLVGAGRTELARALFGIDPIDRGRIWIDGQPVTIDSPQTAIRLGMGLVPEDRKAQGLFLDMAVRFNITISQLPQLSHMGVLDFGHMDEIAQTYVERLDIRTPGLMQRVRNLSGGNQQKVVIARWLTLEPKILILDEPTRGIDVGAKAEIHALMGQLAQEGVGLLMISSELPEILGVSDRILVMHEGRITAELPRAEATQDAIMRAATGG, encoded by the coding sequence ATGAGCGATCAACCGCTGCTCCGCATGGAGCACATCTCGAAGGCCTTCCCCGGCGTGCAGGCGTTGGACGATGTCACGCTGGAGGTGGCCAAAGGCGAAATCCACGCGCTGGTCGGGGAGAACGGGGCGGGCAAAACCACCCTGATGAACATCCTGACCGGGGCCCTCCTTCCCGACCAGGGGAGCATCCTCCTACACGGCCGCCCCGTCCGCATCGAGACCCCGGCCGACGCCCAGGCGCTGGGGATCAGCATCATCCACCAGGAGCTGGCCCTGATCTCCGCGCTGAACGTCGGCCAAAACATCTTCCTCGGCCGTGAGCCCGCCGGAGCTTTGCCCGGCACGGTGAACTGGAGACGCCTCTACCAGGAGGCCGCCCGCGAGCTTCACCAACTCGGCCTCCGCCTGGATCCCACGACCCCGCTGACGGCGCTATCCATCGCTGAACAGCAGATGGTGGAGATCGCCAAGGCGCTGTCCCTGAAGGCGGACCTCCTGGTCATGGATGAGCCTACCAGCGCGCTGACCGAGCGGGAGACCGAGACCCTGTTTCGCGTGATGCGCTCGCTCCGAGAGCAGGGGGTCTCCATCATCTTCATCACGCACCGGCTGGAGGAGGTCTTCGAGGTCGCTGATCGGGTCACCGTCCTGCGCGATGGGCGATGGGTCGCCACCAAGCCGATCCAGGAGGTGAGGCCCGACGACGTGGTCCGGATGATGGTGGGCCGCCAGCTGGGCGAGATGTATCCCAAGGTCGACACGACCGTCGGGGATGTGGTCCTGCGGGTGGAGGGGTTGTCTCAGGCGGGCGTGCTGCACGACATCACCTTCGAGTTGCGGAGGGGCGAGATCGTAGGCGTGGCCGGGCTGGTGGGCGCCGGCCGCACGGAACTGGCCCGGGCGCTCTTCGGCATTGATCCCATCGATCGGGGACGGATCTGGATCGACGGGCAACCGGTGACCATTGACTCCCCCCAGACGGCCATCCGGTTGGGAATGGGGCTCGTGCCAGAGGACCGGAAGGCCCAGGGGCTATTCCTGGACATGGCCGTGCGCTTCAACATCACCATCAGCCAGCTTCCCCAATTATCCCACATGGGGGTCCTGGACTTCGGCCACATGGACGAGATAGCCCAGACCTACGTGGAACGGCTGGACATCCGGACGCCGGGATTGATGCAGCGAGTGCGCAACCTGAGCGGCGGGAATCAACAGAAGGTGGTGATCGCCCGCTGGCTCACTTTGGAGCCGAAGATTTTGATCCTGGACGAGCCCACCCGGGGCATTGATGTGGGAGCCAAAGCGGAGATCCACGCCCTGATGGGACAGCTGGCGCAGGAGGGCGTCGGCCTCCTCATGATCTCCTCTGAGCTACCGGAGATCCTGGGCGTCAGCGATCGGATCCTGGTGATGCACGAGGGGCGGATCACGGCGGAGCTTCCCCGGGCGGAGGCCACCCAGGACGCGATCATGCGCGCGGCGACGGGAGGGTAG